The following proteins are encoded in a genomic region of Ostrea edulis chromosome 7, xbOstEdul1.1, whole genome shotgun sequence:
- the LOC125656345 gene encoding uncharacterized protein LOC125656345, producing the protein MSDIFNDKKKTLEKEPEEIESTIIPQYKKKNEETENKLSIIMAEFDKLDKEKETHRKFWHQEVDTIFNKLGSLMKSMKENLLAALNSHQSKIKNLIPNMTQTVQQNKEILKSNNVSAVTNYKSKLQEYRNMPTDIDVKLPSLKTNTVQGKELSLELGGYKASLTQTTLSSLTEEVSYLSLQKLLKQAKSITTIPTGVNPLYHVACVGVDEAWVSGGDNTIRRVDIHGSVRDTVTTTSKTLPTDIAVTRQGELVYSDVNNRTVNIVRHGRTETLITTPRGWHPDKLCCTKSGNILISMVTTDFSQHKIVRYQGHTVKQEIDRDEDGEPIYKGGEYALCVVENNNGDIVASDHNAKAVVVVNKSGSVRFRYDGTPARRKKSFNPAHIVTDSMSQIIVADINNACLHILDQNGQFLRCVDNCGLDNPSGVSVDSEGRLWVGLYDSGEVKVIQYMK; encoded by the coding sequence ATGTCTGATATTTTCAATGACAAGAAAAAGACTCTTGAAAAGGAACCTGAAGAAATAGAATCCACCATTATTCCACAGTACAagaagaaaaatgaagaaacagaaaacaaacTATCCATTATAATGGCCGAATTTGATAAACTggacaaagaaaaagaaacacacAGAAAATTCTGGCACCAAGAAGTAGACACCATTTTCAATAAGCTTGGATCTTTGATGAAGTCCATGAAAGAGAATCTCCTTGCTGCTCTAAACTCTCACcaatccaaaataaaaaatctaaTTCCAAACATGACCCAAACAGttcaacaaaacaaagaaattctGAAGTCAAACAATGTGTCTGCAGTCACTAACTACAAATCCAAACTCCAGGAATACAGAAACATGCCTACTGATATTGATGTCAAACTGCCATCACTCAAAACCAACACAGTCCAAGGGAAAGAACTCAGTCTGGAATTAGGAGGATACAAGGCAAGCCTGACACAGACAACACTGTCCAGTCTGACAGAGGAAGTATCCTATTTATCTTTACAGAAGCTGTTAAAGCAAGCCAAATCAATTACAACCATTCCTACTGGAGTTAATCCTCTATACCATGTTGCCTGTGTGGGAGTGGATGAAGCCTGGGTTAGTGGTGGAGATAACACCATAAGACGTGTTGACATACACGGGTCTGTACGGGACACTGTCACCACCACATCTAAAACCTTGCCTACTGACATCGCAGTGACCAGACAGGGAGAACTGGTATACAGTGATGTTAACAATAGAACTGTGAACATTGTCAGACACGGGAGAACAGAGACACTGATAACCACACCACGGGGTTGGCATCCAGACAAACTATGCTGTACTAAGTCAGGCAACATCCTGATCAGTATGGTTACTACTGATTTTAGCCAACATAAAATTGTCCGTTATCAGGGACACACAGTGAAGCAGGAAATAGATAGAGATGAAGATGGAGAACCAATCTATAAAGGAGGAGAATATGCACTGTGTGTGGTGGAGAACAACAATGGAGACATCGTGGCCTCTGATCACAATGCTAAGGCCGTGGTCGTGGTGAACAAGTCAGGAAGCGTCCGATTCCGATACGACGGTACACCAGCCAGGAGAAAGAAGTCATTTAATCCTGCACATATAGTGACAGACTCCATGAGTCAGATCATTGTGGCAGATATCAACAATGCCTGTCTACACATCCTGGATCAGAACGGACAGTTCCTGAGATGTGTGGACAATTGTGGACTAGATAATCCTAGTGGAGTGAGCGTGGACAGTGAGGGGAGGTTGTGGGTAGGGTTGTATGATTCAGGAGAAGTGAAAGTGATTcagtacatgaaataa